CAAGCGGCTTCGTGATCGTCGGGGGCGGCCTCGCCGCGGGCAAGGCGGCCGAGGAACTCCGGCAACAGGGCTACGACGGCCCGCTCGTCCTCATCGGGGACGAGGCTGGGGGGACGTCACCAACGCCTGCCATCCCCGGCTGGCCGGCATCTGCGGCTGGAGCACTGGGCCAACGCCCTGCACCAGCCCCGCACGGCGGCACTGGCCATGCTCGGCAAGGAGGCCGCGTACAACCGGCTGCCGTACTTCTACACCGACCAGTACGACCTCGGGAGTACACGGGGTACACCGAGCCCGGCGGCTACGATCGCGTCGTCTTCCGCGGGAACCCGGCCGAGCGGCGGTTCATCGCCTTCTGGCTGTCCGGGGACCGGGTCCTGGCGGGCATGAGTGTGAACGAGTGGAACGTCATCGACTCCGTCCGCGTCCTCGTCGAGTCCGGTGCCTCCGTAGCGGACGCGGCACTGTCCGATCCCGAGACGCCCCTCGACAGCCTTCTGCCCTGACGACCGCTGCGAAGGTCCGCGCGGCGCGGCCCGCCGGCGCAGGCGCGGGCGCCGCTGCGTACGCCCGGGAACCGTGTCACACGATCTGTCCCTGTCCGGTCAGCAGTGCATACGACCCGCCGGGCAAGAGCGGACTTTCCCATTCCAGGGAGCCGCGGCGGACATCGGCCGGAATCAGGGGTGGCGGCGCCTTGTCGGGTGCTGCGCGAAGGGGTGATGCCAGATGGACCGGGGACCGGACGACGAAACCGTGCCGATCGCGGAACTGCTCGACGAGCGACGCCGACTGCTCAACGTGGCCTACTGGATGCTGGGCCGCAGCCAGGACGCCGACGACGTCGTGGCCGAGACCTACCGGCGCTGGTACGGCCTGTGCGACGAGTACCGGATCCGCATCGCCGAACCCCGGTCCTGGCTGGTGAAGACCGTCGGCGGTATCTGTCTGGAGCGCTTGGCGCCGACCGGCCGGTCGGACCCGGACCCGGTCGGCGCGGCACCCCCTCAGGACCTGGCCGACGAGGTGAGCCATGCCCTTCTGGAGGCGCTGGACACGCTGTCACCGGCCGAGCGGGCCGCATTCGTCCTCAACGATGTGTTCGGGATGGCTCCGGGGACGGTCGCCGCCGTCGTCGGACAGACGGAACAAGAATGCGGCGAACTCGCCGCCAGAGCCCGGCACAGCCTTCGGACCAGGTGGGCACACCCCACGACACCGCAGCAGCACGATCGTATGGTCCGAGCGGTCCGGCAGGCCTGCGCGGCGGAGAACCCCGACCGCCTGACGTCCCTCCTGGCACCGGACGCCACCGTGTTCTTCGACGGAGGCGGCAAGGTCAGGACCCTGACCCGGCCCGTCCACGGCGCACGGCGCGTCACCCACAGCCTGCTGACCCTCCTGGCCGGTCGCCCCCGCACCACCCTGAACTGCCGGTCCGTCAACGGCCGCACCGCAATCGTGGTGCGCTACGCCGACGAGGTCGCCGCGGTCATCAGCCTGGACGTCGCGGGCGAGCACGTCGTGCAGATCTGGGCGGTCCTCAACCCGGACAAGCTCCGCCACTGGAACCGGGCGGCCACGCAGGAGAAATGAGGACGGCTCATGGGCCAGGACTTCGATCCGCGTGCGGCCGCTGCCTCTCTGGCCGCCGAAGCGGCCGTGCTCGAGGCACGGATCCGCATCCTGCAAGAGGCGCTTGACGACGTCGGCACCCGCATCAAGCGATCGGCGGAGCGACTGCGCCTCCTGCGCGAGCGGTCCCGACCGGAATCCGGCAGAACGCCCGAGGAACACCCGCCGACCCCGGCCCGTCCCGCGCTTCCCGACCCGGAGTCCCCTTACGGCCGACCCGACCGGCCCGCACCGTGTCCCCACTGCTGAGGCGCCGGTCACGAAAAGCGTGAAAGGACAGTGGCAGTCACCTCATCCGAGAGGGACCCCGCACCACCACCTTGCATCTTCCGGGTTCGGAACTCGTACGCTGTGACATACGATGCACCCACACACGTCCCCGGGTCCGAGCCGAGCGGCACCGCAGCTGACTTCAGTGAGGCGCGGCACGGAGGGTTGAGGATGAGAGGAAGACATGGTCTCGGCAACTCGCGCAGCGCATGAGATTGAGGTCACTGCGGAGAGCCTCCAGGAGGACCTCGCCCGCCTGGAGATTCAGAAGCGGGCACTGGAGAGGGAGCTGGCCGCCGTGGCCGCCCACCTCGACTCCGTCCAGCGTGCCCTGAGCGCCCTGACGGTCCTCATGGCCGAGCCGTCCAGCCGGCACGCCGCCGATCAGCCCGAAGAGGCGAAGGCCGACACTCCGGCCGTCGCGCCCGCCCGCACAGCCCGGAAACAGGCCGCACCGCGACGGACGGAGCCCACACAGAAGGCGAAGCCGGCGACCTCCTCGCGTGCGGAGGCCGATGAAGCACGCAGCTACGGCGCGCTCACCGATCAGATCCTGGAGTACTTCGCCGGCGTCGGTGATGCGGCGGTCCGCGCGCGCGACGTCGCCGCCGCGCTCGGCCGCGACACCGACTCCGGCAGCATCAATGCGGTGCGCAGCACGCTCGACCGTCTGGTCGGCACCTCCCGCGTACGCCGGGCCGGCCGCGGTCTCTACCGCGCCCAGAAGTCCTGACCGGGGCCCTCTCGGCTCCGGGCACGCAAGGTCACGCGGCTGCCTCGGGCACCTGCTCGCGGGGGATCGCACAGGCGCCCGAGGCACGCACCCGCTGACGGTCGGTCCGCGGGTGGGCGAGCGCTCCCACACCGGCCATTGAGCGTGTCACACGGTGTCGGAGTCGCTGTGATGAGTGTATAGCACTCCACATCGTCTTGGAATCCAATGGCACCCTCCCGGGAAGCGGCGGGCCACCCCTGATCCCTCACCTTCTCGGCGATCGCTCCCCCGCCTGCACTGACCGACAACTCGCCTACTCCAAAGGGCTGTTATGCCCTTTCGCGCAGGTCGGCCACAACACACGTGTGACGGAAGCAATCACCCTTTCCGTGGCCGCAGCGGCTGTTGCCGCCACAGCGGTGATCGCTCTTTCCCCGCTCAGCCAGGCACCGGCCGCCGCTGCCCCAGCCCCTATCGGTGACGTCGTCTGCAACGGCGGGTCCCTCAACATGCGCTTCGACCCCGGCGTCACGTTCGCCAAGAGTGCCCAGCGGCTGTACGCCGACGGCGACATGGGTACCTGCTCCTCCACCACGCATCCGGAGATCACCGGCGGCACGATCCGACTCCTGGCGAGCCTCACCGCTGCCTGCCCCCGCCCCTTCGGGCCCGGCTACGCCAAGGCGACGATCAGCTGGAACGACGGAAGCCGAACGGTCCTCCACCAGACGACGTTCAGCGGCGATGCGCAGTCCTTCTCCCTCGATGTCTGATCCATCACCGACGGCGCTTTCGCCGGCGGCACCGCCCGCGCCAACGGCCACACCACCATGTCCTGGGTGAGCCACATGTAGGTGGTGAAGCCGCGCTCCCGGGTGGTCGCTCGGCACGCACGGACCCCGGCGAAATACCGCGTGCCGTCAGGGCGTCGTCGACGGCCTGCACGTAGGGCCAGTGCGGCAGACCTTGAGGGCTGCCCTCCCATACAGGCGGCTCGAGCAGCACGAACCTCACCTCCATCGGCGGCGGGAGTGGTTCGGGTCATGAGGCGCGGCGGAAGACGGCGGCCGGGCCGATAACGCGGAAGCCGAACGTGTTCCGGATCTCATCAACGGCGGCTTCCGCCACCAGGAGGCTTTCGCGGGCGTCGTCGAGACTGATCTGCTCGGCCGTCTGGCCGGCGCCGATGAGGTCCTCGCCCCTGAGGGACAGGCCGGTCAGGCGGCCGCGCTGCAGGCCGGCCGCGTCCATCAACTGGTAGCCCATAGCGCGCAGGTCGTCGTCGTGCGCGGACCGCTCCACCAGACGCCGCGTCTTCTCCAAGCAGGAGTTGCGGGCGAAGGCGAGAGTGAGGGTCAGCGCGCGGGCTCCCGCGGGCCACTCGGCCCGCAGCCCTTCCATGGCCCGTCCGGACGAGTTCCGGTCCCCGCCGACCACAGCCCGGAAGCCGACCGGCCGAGCCGGTCCGTCAGCTCGACGAGATGACCGCGTACCCCGGGTGGGACGGGTCGCGGACGATTCTCGGCCACGTACGGGCGTTCCTGGACGAGCCTCTCCTCGCGGACGCGTGACCTTCCGACCGGGTTGTACGCAACAAGGCCGATTGACCCTGTGGTCGCTGGTGCGTTTGCCTCGAAGGGAGCCCTCGGCGCGGGGCCGGGGGTCATGCGTCACCGGGGAACACAAGGGGGAACATGTCCAAGGCTTCAGCCATGTCCGGCAGAGCAGTGACCGTGTCCGGCCTTTCCTTATGGACGGCGCTGCTGCTCGCGTTCACCGGAACGACCGCCGGTGCCGCGCAGCACGCGCCCCGGACGGAGCGGGTCAGCACCGCCGCCGACGGTACCCAGGGCGACGGCGCCTCCAGTGCGGCCGTCACCACGCCGAACGGCCGCTACATCGCGTTCCGTTCGTCGGCCACCAACCTCGTGCCCGAGGGGGTCAGCCGCCCGGGCACCTACTCCTACGTCCGTGACCTGACAACCGGCGAGGTCACCAAGATCGAGCAGGCGCTGAGCACGCCCCGGCTCAGCGCCGACGGCCGCTGGGCCGCATACACCGACTGGGGCAGCCGCAACATCAATGTCTTTCTGTCCGACCTGAGCACGGGCACCAGAATCCGGGTCGGGGCCCCCGACGGCCGGGACACCGCGTCCTCGCCGACCATCAGCGAAGACGGTCGCTACATCGCCTACCGGTGGGCTCGGGCACCCTGATTTCCCGACCCGCATCGACCTCTACGACCGTCTGACCGGCACTCGTGAGACCGTCAGCGCGGGCCCGCAGGACTCCAACCGGGACATGGACAGACCGTCGATCAGCGGCGACGGCCGCCGGGTCGCCTACCAGGACAACGGCACCGGTGACGTGTGGGTCGCCGACCGCGTCAGCGGCGCGCAGACCGAGGCCGACGACGGCACGCGCTCGACCGTGGTCCAGCTGAGCGCCAACGGCCGTGTCCTGGCGATGGATTCGGCCGACGGCTCCTATGTACGGGACCTGCGCACGGGCCGCGTCCGGCACTTCCCCGGCGTCCGCGTCCTGGCCGTCAGCCCGGACGGGCAGCGGCTGTTGACGCGGGACGCGGACGCGAACCTGACCCTGCGCGGCCTGCACGGCGGACGCGAGATCCCCGTCGGACACGGCAGCGCCACCGCGGGCTCGGTCTCCGCGCACGGCCGCTCCGTCGTCTACTCCACGGAGGACGCGGACGTCGTCCCCGATGACACCAACGGTCTGTACGACGTCTTCCAGTGGAGGTCACGCTGATGTTCCGCGCCTCAAGAGCCGTGCTCGGCACGGCAGTCGCGATCGCGCTCGCCTGGACGCCGGCGGCCGCCGCACAGGACCGGGGTCACCAGGGGCCCGACGAGCCTCGTACCGTGCGGGTGAGCACGGCCGCCGACGGCACTCAGGCCGACGGACCGTCGAGCGGGGCCTCGATCAGCGCCGACGGCCGCCAGGTCGCGTTCACGTCCACCGCGCCGAGCCTCGGCTGCGAGCGCCTCTCGCCGTGCCTGTTCCTGAAGGACCTGACCGACGGCCGCCTCACCAGGATCGACCTCGGCAGCGGCCACACCTACGACGCGCCGCTGTCGAGCGCCGACGGGAGCCGTGTCGCCTTCTCCGCCGGCACCCGCCTCCAGGCTCCTTACTTGTACGACAGCGCCACCGGCCGTTCGGAGCGGCTGTGGCCCCAAGACCCGCCCGGCCTGGCCGAGGTGGGCCACGCCCAGTCGATCAGCCCCGACGGCACGCACGTCGCGTACACCGTCGGCGGCCGCAACGGAGGCCAGACCGCCCGGCTGCTGTACGTCCGTGACACGGAGACCGGCGCCGAGGAGCTGATCTCGACCGCCGAGGAGGGCAACAAGAACGGGGCCTCGGTGAGCGGTGACGGCAACCGGGTCGCCTACTCGGTCCAGGGGGGCGCCGAGGGCGACGACCCGAACGAGGTCTTCGTCAAGGACCGGGCGACGGGCGAGCGCATCCACGTCGGCGCGGACCTCGGTGTCGCCCATCTGATCCGGATCACGGCGGACGGCCGCCGGGTCCTCCTCAACGCCAACACCGGGGTGTACGTCCACGACCTGAGCACGGGCACCTCGCGACGGGTGGCCGACAGAACCGCCTCCTCGGCCACGGCGGACGGCCGGTACGCCGTCGTCTGGGGCACGGACGGCGTGCGGGTGCGTGACCTGCGGACGGGGCTGCGAGGGGCCACCCTGTCGTGGACCGCCACGGTGATGGGCGACGCGCTGGCCGCCAAGGGGCGTGTGGTGGCGTTCAGTTCGACGGAGTCCCACCTGGTGCCGGGCGACACCAACCGGCAGTCGGACGTGTTCGCCTTCTCGGGCGGCCTGGGGAAGAACCCGGCCCCGATGCCGTCCGTCACCGAACGGCTCGGCGGACCGGCCGGGGCGTCCCACGACCCGGAGATGGATGAGAAAAAGCTCGTCACCTTCACCTCGGAGGAAGACGTCTTCATCAACGCGCCCCTCCGCGTGGTCCCGGTCAACTCCGACACGGAGAAGCCGTCGTCGGAGAGCACCCCCTGCTCCAACGGACGCCTGGTGAGCTACCTGGTCCCGTCCGCCGCCGACGGCGCCCCGGAGGTCCACATCCGCTACCGCGCCACCGGCAAGGTCACCGTCCTGGACTCCTACCAGGGCGTCCGCTTCACCTGGATGGGGCGGCCCCGGATCAGCCCCACCTGCCAGTGGATCACCTACGCGGCGACCCTGCCCGCCACCGACGCCGACCCGGACCCGCAACCCCGCGTCTACCGCTTCCATTACGACGGCGGCACCACGGACGTGGTCAGCGCGCCCTCGGGCGGTCCGGCGGGCAACCCGTCCATCGACTTCGACGGCCGGTACATCGCCTTCCAGCAGGGCGGCGACGTCTACGTCCGTGACCTGGACACCGGCGACCTGACGAAGGTCGCGGACGGCGCCTCGGCCCCCTCCCTCAGCGGCCGCACGATCGCCTTCCAGCAGGGCCGGTACGTCCTCGTCCGGGACCTCGACACCGGCGCCACCACGGCCCGGGTCAGGGGCGCCCAGCCCTCGCTCTCCCGACACGGCACAGAGTTCGCGTACACCTCGGGCCGTTCCGTGTACCTGCTCGAAATCGCCACGGGGAAGAAGCAGTTGGTCAGCGTGGACCGCTGGGGCGGCCGCAACGACCTCCCGGCGGAGCACCCCTCGGTCAACGCCGACGGCACCGTCGTCGCGTTCGAGTCGGCCTCACCCGATCTCGTGGAAGGGGACTCGAACGGGGTGACGGACATCTTCCTGCGGACAGTGCGTTGACTTGCTCCTCGGGCTGAAGCCCGAGGATTCTGGCCTTCTCTTCCGTTGCTGTGCCGTCGTCGCAGTGGCGGACGCTGATCAACGCGGTGATGTAGAAGGCGCGTTGGAGTCGGCGGAGATTGCCGCTGATCTTGCCTGTGTCACGGGGCACGGGTGCGGCGCCGCCGAAGTCGGCGCGCCCGCTGAGACGTTTCCGCAGGTCAGGAGCCTGTGCAGAGGGGGTGGGTGGGACTCGGACCCACGGCCGACGGATTATGAGTCCGTTGCTCCGCTCCAGGATGACATTCGCCCCCTCAACACTCCCCCGCCTCTCGGCATGCGGCTGGCCGCAGTGGGATCTGGAACGCCTTGGCCGCACGCCGTCGGGTGCACCGAGGTGATGCGGCATCAAGCCAAAGAGGCCAAAGCTTCGTTGGCCGTCTTCCGGGATGGGTGCGTCGCCCATATCCTCGTGCGCCGGTAGTTACCTACGGTAAGGGGTAGCGATGGGCGGCACCACACGCAGAGGGTTCCTGGGTTCGGCCGCGGCCGCCGGCGGCGGGGTCGCCCTCGCGACCCCCCAACGGGCCGCGGCACGCAACGGCGCCGCCGCACAGACCGTGGCCGTACTGGGCGGAGGCGTCGCCGGGCTCACGGCCGCCCACGAACTCGCCGAACGCGGCTTCCGGGTCACGGTCTACGAACGCAAGGCGCTGGGCGGCAAGGCCCGCAGCATGGACGTACCGAACAGCGGCACGGGCGGCCGCGGGCCCCTGCCCGGGGAGCACGGCTTCCGCTTCATCCCCGGCATCTACCACAACCTGCCCGACACCATGCGGCGCATCCCCTTCCCCGGCAACCCCAACGGTGTCCACGACAACCTCGTCGCCCCCAAGGAGATGCTGTTCGCCCGGTCGGGCGGCCGCGAGGACATCCGGATCCCGCTGCCGTGGCCCGGCAACACCCCGGCCGAACTCACCCCCGACGAGGTCCGCCGCGCCCTCACCTCGGTCCTGGACACCGCCTTCAACCTCCCCCTCCACGAGGCCCTCTACTTCGCCAACCGCTTCCTGGTCTTCCTCACCAGCTGCGATGAACGCCGCGACGAGACCTGGGAGCAGATGCCGTGGTGGGAGTTCGTACGGGCCGAACGGATGTCGTACGACTACCAGCGGATCCTCGCCATCGGCATCACCCGCAACATCGTGGCCACCAAGGCGGAAGAGGCCAGCACCCGTACCGTCGCCACCCTGCTGGAGGCCTTCGCCTTCAACCTCCTCGGGCGGGGCGCGGACGGACCGCTGGACCGGATCCTCAACGCGCCCACCAACGAGGCCTGGATCGACCCCTGGGTGACGTACCTGAAGTCACTCGGGGTCGAGTTCCACATCGGCTGGACCGTACGGGACCTGATCCTGGACACGGGCCGGATCGCCGGCGCCGTCGTGGAGGACCCGGGTGGTGCCCGCCGGACTGTCACCGCCGACCACTACATCTCGGCCATGCCGGTCGAGCACGCGCGCCGCACCTGGAACTCCGCCGTGCGCGCCGCCGATCCCCAACTGGCGGAGTGCGACCTGCTGGAGACGGACTGGATGACCGGCATC
Above is a window of Streptomyces sp. NBC_00490 DNA encoding:
- a CDS encoding sigma factor; its protein translation is MDRGPDDETVPIAELLDERRRLLNVAYWMLGRSQDADDVVAETYRRWYGLCDEYRIRIAEPRSWLVKTVGGICLERLAPTGRSDPDPVGAAPPQDLADEVSHALLEALDTLSPAERAAFVLNDVFGMAPGTVAAVVGQTEQECGELAARARHSLRTRWAHPTTPQQHDRMVRAVRQACAAENPDRLTSLLAPDATVFFDGGGKVRTLTRPVHGARRVTHSLLTLLAGRPRTTLNCRSVNGRTAIVVRYADEVAAVISLDVAGEHVVQIWAVLNPDKLRHWNRAATQEK
- a CDS encoding TolB family protein codes for the protein MSGRAVTVSGLSLWTALLLAFTGTTAGAAQHAPRTERVSTAADGTQGDGASSAAVTTPNGRYIAFRSSATNLVPEGVSRPGTYSYVRDLTTGEVTKIEQALSTPRLSADGRWAAYTDWGSRNINVFLSDLSTGTRIRVGAPDGRDTASSPTISEDGRYIAYRWARAP
- a CDS encoding hydroxysqualene dehydroxylase — translated: MGGTTRRGFLGSAAAAGGGVALATPQRAAARNGAAAQTVAVLGGGVAGLTAAHELAERGFRVTVYERKALGGKARSMDVPNSGTGGRGPLPGEHGFRFIPGIYHNLPDTMRRIPFPGNPNGVHDNLVAPKEMLFARSGGREDIRIPLPWPGNTPAELTPDEVRRALTSVLDTAFNLPLHEALYFANRFLVFLTSCDERRDETWEQMPWWEFVRAERMSYDYQRILAIGITRNIVATKAEEASTRTVATLLEAFAFNLLGRGADGPLDRILNAPTNEAWIDPWVTYLKSLGVEFHIGWTVRDLILDTGRIAGAVVEDPGGARRTVTADHYISAMPVEHARRTWNSAVRAADPQLAECDLLETDWMTGIQFYLTERTPILHGHLDLIDSPWSLTAIAQAQHWPGHDFPADFGDGTVADCLSVDVSEWDRPGILYGKTAKQCTRAEVAREVWAQLKAALNDSGRTVLKDSVLHSWFLDPAVDGLGTANPVNEEQLLIHPTGTFHHRPRSATKIPNLFLSGDYVAVPIDLATMEGANTSARQAVNALLDSIGSTAERCTVTPLYRAPEFEWIKRHDRTRYLLRLPNLFDVG